The genomic stretch TGTCCAGCAGCTTGACCTGGGTCTGGGCGACAAAGTCGGCCAGGTACTGGGCGCGGGTGGCGACCCCCGACAGCAACTGCAGGAAGTTCAGCGCACTGCGTTCACCGGTCAGTAGCGAACGGGCCGGGCCTTCGAGATGAAACAACGGTTGATTGGGGTTCACCCGCTCACCGTCGCGCACCTGCCAGTGCACCGCGACGCGCGGGTCCAGTTGCCGAAACACGGCATCGACCCATGCGGTGCCACTGATGACGGCCGCGTCACGGGTAATGATGGTGGCTTTGGCCAGGCGCTCGGCCGGGATCAGTTGTGCAGTGATGTCGCCGCTACCGATGTCTTCCAGCAGCGCACGGCGCACATTGGCTTCGATTTCGGCAGTCAGGTCGGCGAGGCGTAGATTCGGCATAACGGGCTCCACAAACAAAGTGTCACGATTATAGGGCCATGCCGGGAGTGAACCCAAGATCACAAATGCCTGGCCGGGGCATTACGCCGCAGACAGCGCCTCAATCGCGGCAAGTGATCGCACCCGTGGGGTGATCGCGGCATACTGGAGCCTGTCAAAGCCGTTGTTGAAGGAACCTGTATGCAGCTGGACCCCGCGAGTGGTTGGTTTGAAGGTGTGCGTCATTGCCCGTCACCCAACTTCAATGCGCGCCCCTCGGGCGAAATTTCCCTGCTGGTGATCCACAACATCAGCCTGCCGCCGGCGCAGTTTGCCACGGGCAAGGTGCAGGAGTTTTTCCAGAACCGCCTGGATGTCACCGAACATCCCTATTTTGCAGGGATCGCCCACCTGCGCGTGTCTGCGCATTTCCTGATCGAACGTGACGGCAGCGTCACCCAGTTTGTCTCTTGTCTTGAGCGGGCCTGGCACGCGGGTGTTTCGCTGTTCGAGGGGCGCGAAGGTTGTAATGATTTTTCCCTGGGCATCGAGCTGGAGGGCACCGATGATCTGCCGTTCACCGACACCCAGTACCAGGCGCTGACAGCCTTGACCCTGCAGTTGCAGGGCGCGTTTGCGGCGATCTCCACTGAACGTATCCAGGGCCACAGCGATATCGCGCCTGGACGCAAGACTGATCCGGGGCCGGCGTTCGACTGGACGCGTTACCGCGACGCCCTGGCACAAGGGGAAGGACAATGAGTTTTGTGGTGTTACTGCTGGCCGTATGGATCGAGAAGTTTTCGGCACTGCGCCACCGGGTACAACGCGACAGCGGTTGGCTGCGCGAGTTGGCCAAGCTTGAAAGCCATCCCCGGCTGAGCCGCCAACCCTGGCTGGTGCTGGCCCTGCTGGTGTTGTTGCCGGTGGCCTTGCTTGGCTTGCTGTTGCTGGTGCTGGAGCCGGTCGCCTATGGCCTGTTGGCCTTGCCGGTGCATTTGCTGGTGGTGATCTACAGCCTGGGCCGGGGCGACATTCTGGGCGAGCTGGGGCCGTTTCGCGATGCCTGGCGCCGCGAAGACCTGCAAGCAGCCGCCCATGTCGCCCAGCGTGACCTGGGGATTTGTGCCGACAGCGGTGAGCAGTTGCTGCAACTGGTGCAAGCCCGCTTGTTGTGGCAGGCCTACCAGAGCTTTTTTGCGGTGATTTTCTGGTATTTCCTGCTCGGTCCGGTCGCGGCCTTGAGTTATCGCTTGCTGGCCCTGGCGGCCGAGCACAGCAAGCAGCCGGCACTGGCCGAGCGTGCGGCGCAGTTGCGCCATGCCTTCGACTGGTTGCCGGTGCGCCTGCTGGCAGCGAGTTTTGCCCTGGTGGGCAACTTTGTCGCGGTCAGCCGGGTGATGCTGCATGAATTGCTCAACTGGAACATCAGCGCCGCGCAGTTGATCGAGAAAACCGGCAAGGTCGCGGGTGAAATCCCGGCACCCGTAGCGGGCCCCGAAGGCATCAACAGCCTGGACCAATTGTGGGAATTGCTGCTGCGCGCAGCCGTGGTCTGGTACGCCGGGTTCGCCCTCTGGACCGTCCTGCTCTAATTCGATCCCGCAGGCTGCGTCCGATCGCAAAGCGGTCGCCAACCCAGTCTGCGGCTCGTTAACCTTAAGTTACAAAAACTCCTGCCGATTTAAGCTATACAGAAGCAGCGCGCCGTAGTGGCTATCTGCTTTCTTTGCGTGCCTGCCGATAAAAATAAGAAATGAAAAGGGGGACTTCTTGTGAAGAGTTTGCTCTATCCCGCCGTGGCACTGATGAATCGCCTGAGCTTCGGCATGAAGTTCAGCCTGATCAGTGTGCTGTTCCTGCTGCCGATGCTGGTGACCAACTTCTACCTGGTGCGCGACTCCTATCGCGAATTCCAGGGCACCCGCATTGAATTGCAGAGTCTCGACCTGCTGGGCAGTGGCCTGGCTCTGCGGCGCGACCTGGAGACCCTGAACAACCTGGTGCAGATCAACTCGACCCTGGGGCAGTCCGGCAAGGCTGGCGATATCGAAACGAAAATCAGCGCCCTGGAGCAACAGGTGCTGGCCCGCCTGCAGGGCCTGAGCGCCATGAGCGACAACCCGGAGCGCGTCAGCGTGTTCGAGGCCAAGCGCGATGAAATGCTTGCCGCGTTCAAGGCCCAGCAGACGGAAAAGTCCCTGCAGAGCAAAAGCGCGATGATCGCCAAGCTGCTGGGCAACGCGCAGATCTTTGGTCAGATCATCAGCAGCCAGGCGGGCCTTAGCCGCGACAACCAGAGCGATATCCGCCAACTGAGTGAACTGCTGACCACCGTCACCCCACGCATTACCCAGATCCTCGGCGACGGTCGGGCCATGGGCGCATTTTCCCTGGGGCAGGGGTTCCTCAATTCGGCATCCTCCACCCGCTTCGATGAGCTGCTGGCGCAGATGGAAAAGCTCCAGGCCGAGTACGCCCTCAAGCTGCAGGATGCGCTGGGCGCCAGCAATGCCGCGCGTGAGGTGCTGGAGCCGGCAGCTACTGCCAGCCAGGCCACGCTCAAGCAAGCCAGCGAGCTGTTCGAAGAGCAAGTGGTGATGGCCGATACCCTCGATGCGCCCTGGCAGGGATTCTACGACCAGGTCAGCGCCCTGATGCAACAGACCTATCAACTCAACGACGCGACCCTGAGCTTTCTCGGCGTGCAGTTGCAGCAACGCCTGGAACAGAACCGCACGCACATGATCCTGCAGGCCGTGGCCCTGTCGGTGGTGTTCGTGCTGATTTTCTACCTCTACGGCGGTTTCTACGTTTCCACGCGCACCACCCTCAAGCGCCTCGGGGCGGTGATGGACAAAGTCGCCGCAGGCGACATGACGGTCACCTTCACCGCGCACAGCCGCGACGAGTTGGGGGAGCTGGGCAAGGTGTTCAACGCCACCGTGGCAAAAATTCACGACCTGATCCAGCTGGTGGGGCAAACCGTCAACGAAGTCGAGCGTCAGGCCGGCCAAGTGGAGACGGTCTCGGCCCGCAGCAATCAGGCAGTGGCCGGGCAGCGCTCGCAGATCGAGCAGGTGGCCACGGCGATGAACCAGATGTCAGCCACCGCCCAGGAAGTCGCCCGCAGTGCCGCGACAGCGGTGAACAGCGCGCAAAGTGTCAACGACGAAACCATCAGTGGCCGTGGGCTGGTGGAGTCCCAGCAGGGCAGCATTGCGCAACTGGCCCATGAGATCGACGCGTCGGTGCTGGTGATCAACCAGTTGGCGAGTGACAGCCAATCCATCAGTCGGGTGCTGGAAGTGATCAAGAGCATCGCCGAGCAGACCAACCTGCTGGCCCTCAATGCGGCCATCGAGGCCGCTCGTGCCGGGGAGCAGGGGCGTGGGTTCGCGGTGGTGGCCGATGAGGTGCGCACCCTGGCCAAGCGTACCCAGCAATCGACCGAAGAAATCGAGCAGATGATCGCCAGGTTGCACAGTGGCGTGGGCGCGGCGGTCAAGGCCATGGGGATCAGTCACCAGATGGCCAGTGGCACGGTGGGGCAGTCGGACAAGGTGCAGAAGGCCCTGGCCAACATCCTCGGGGCGGTGGGCATGATTGTCGATCAGAACCAGCAGATTGCCGCGGCGGTCGAGCAGCAGACGGCGGTGGCCCACGATATCGACCGCAACATCGTCGAGATCAACCGCGCCGGCGAGCGCACCGCCGAAGGAGCGCACCAGACCGAGGACGCCAGCCGTGCGTTGTCGGCCCAGGTGGTGCAGTTGAAACATCTGATCAGTGCCTTTCGCGTGTGATGCTCAGCGTCAGGCCGACTGGGGCGGCCTGACTTCGAATGCTCTGTAGTACAAGTTCCTTCCGCCTGTGGCTTCGGTCCGAAACCAATGTGCGCCTGCGGTTTTCGTCTTCAATAAACAGAGGTTCGCGCGCCTACTGGCACCCGCGAATGTGCCACTGCCTCGAGGATCAAACTCATGACGGCCACCTCCCAGGGAATCACCGGGCAATGCGTTCATTGCCAGGTCACCCTGATGCTCAAGCCCTGGCAACTGAATGCCATGGCGATCAACGAGACGTTTACCTGTCATCACTGCCAGAAAAGCCTGCAGCTCAGCGGTCCTGCCGAGCTCAAGCGCCTCAAGGCCCTGGATTCCCTGACCATGCTGCGCGCGAGTCTACGGGTGATGATCGCCAGCGCCTTGTTGGTGGCCCTGGTGATGGAATGGCTGGGGCTGTTGACGGGAATCGAGCAACTGAATGTGTCGCTACTGGCGCTGTTCATCTACTTCGTGGCGATGCGTTATGCGCGGCAACGGCAACACCTGAAGTTGGTGCTGCAGGCCGCCAGGGCACACGCTTAGCCGGTTACCAGTTGAAAAGTTGGCAGACATTGGCGGTGCTGGCCGCGGCCAGTTGTTCGGGGCTGATGGCCATGATTGCGGCCAGCGCCGCGCAAATCGCAGGCAAGTGAGCCGGGCTATTGCGTTGGCCGGGGTACATGGCGGGCGCCATGTCCGGCGAATCGGTTTCCAGTACCACCGAATCCAGCGGCAACCCGGCGATCACCTTGTGCATGCGCAGGGCTTGTGGCCAGGTGGCGGCCCCGCCCAGGCCGAGCTTGAAGCCGAGCTTCAGGTATTCGCGGGCCTCTTCCCGGCTGCCGGCAAAGGCATGGATGATCCCGCCGCGGGGTAACTTGAAGCGCTTCAAGGTGGCGATGACCGCAGCGTGACTACGGCGCACGTGCAGCAGCGCCGGTAGCGCAAAATCCCTGGCCAGTTGCAGTTGTGCTTCAAACAGCACTTGCTGGCGCTGGCGATCCAGGCTTGGGAGAAAAAAATCCAGGCCAATCTCGCCCACTGCGCACAGTTGCCGATGACCGGCGAGGCGGGTCAGCCAGTCCGCCAGTTCGTTGAGGTCGGTGGGACGATGCTGATCGAGATAGACCGGGTGCAGGCCGAATGCGGCGTGCAGGTCCGGGTCACTTTGCACCAGGTCCCAGACGCGCTGCCAATTAGCCTGGTACACCCCCAGCACCACCATGCGCTTGACCCCCAGCGCACGGCTTTGCGTGAGCAGCGCCTGGCGGTCGGCGTCGAAGTCGGCAAAGTCCAGATGGGTGTGGCTGTCGATCAGCTCCACGGCTCAGTCCTGATGAATACGCTGCTTGAAAGTTCGCGCGATGGCCTGGACGCCGGGTTGGTAGTGGGCTTCCTCGATGGCCGCGAGGGCCAGTTGCAGGGCCTTTTCGGCAATCAGTTGATGCTGCTGCGCCATGGCGTTGACCGGCAGGGGCAGGAAGTCCAGCAACTGGGTGTCACCAAAGGTGCCCAGGCGCAGCGGGCGGCTTTTCAGCGGGAAGTCATGCAGGGCATCAAACACGCCTTGCAGCAGGACGTAGGAGGTGGTCACCAGTGCATCCGGCAAATGCCCGAGGCGTTGCAGCAACTCTTCCATCAACTGCCGGCCGCCATCACGGCTGAACGACTCGCTGTGCTCGATCAGCACCTGGCCCTGGAAGTCGACCAGCGCCTGTTTGAATCCGGCGGCACGCTCCTGGCTGATGCTCAGTTCGGGCCGTGCGCCGATCAGCACGATCTGCCGGGGCGCCGGTGTCAGCAGGCTGCGGGTGAGCTGCAGACTGGCTTCGCGATCATCGCTGATCACCGAGCAGAAATGCTCTGGCTCCATGACCCGGTCGATGGCAATGATCGGTA from Pseudomonas sp. S04 encodes the following:
- the ampD gene encoding 1,6-anhydro-N-acetylmuramyl-L-alanine amidase AmpD: MQLDPASGWFEGVRHCPSPNFNARPSGEISLLVIHNISLPPAQFATGKVQEFFQNRLDVTEHPYFAGIAHLRVSAHFLIERDGSVTQFVSCLERAWHAGVSLFEGREGCNDFSLGIELEGTDDLPFTDTQYQALTALTLQLQGAFAAISTERIQGHSDIAPGRKTDPGPAFDWTRYRDALAQGEGQ
- the ampE gene encoding regulatory signaling modulator protein AmpE codes for the protein MSFVVLLLAVWIEKFSALRHRVQRDSGWLRELAKLESHPRLSRQPWLVLALLVLLPVALLGLLLLVLEPVAYGLLALPVHLLVVIYSLGRGDILGELGPFRDAWRREDLQAAAHVAQRDLGICADSGEQLLQLVQARLLWQAYQSFFAVIFWYFLLGPVAALSYRLLALAAEHSKQPALAERAAQLRHAFDWLPVRLLAASFALVGNFVAVSRVMLHELLNWNISAAQLIEKTGKVAGEIPAPVAGPEGINSLDQLWELLLRAAVVWYAGFALWTVLL
- a CDS encoding methyl-accepting chemotaxis protein, whose amino-acid sequence is MKSLLYPAVALMNRLSFGMKFSLISVLFLLPMLVTNFYLVRDSYREFQGTRIELQSLDLLGSGLALRRDLETLNNLVQINSTLGQSGKAGDIETKISALEQQVLARLQGLSAMSDNPERVSVFEAKRDEMLAAFKAQQTEKSLQSKSAMIAKLLGNAQIFGQIISSQAGLSRDNQSDIRQLSELLTTVTPRITQILGDGRAMGAFSLGQGFLNSASSTRFDELLAQMEKLQAEYALKLQDALGASNAAREVLEPAATASQATLKQASELFEEQVVMADTLDAPWQGFYDQVSALMQQTYQLNDATLSFLGVQLQQRLEQNRTHMILQAVALSVVFVLIFYLYGGFYVSTRTTLKRLGAVMDKVAAGDMTVTFTAHSRDELGELGKVFNATVAKIHDLIQLVGQTVNEVERQAGQVETVSARSNQAVAGQRSQIEQVATAMNQMSATAQEVARSAATAVNSAQSVNDETISGRGLVESQQGSIAQLAHEIDASVLVINQLASDSQSISRVLEVIKSIAEQTNLLALNAAIEAARAGEQGRGFAVVADEVRTLAKRTQQSTEEIEQMIARLHSGVGAAVKAMGISHQMASGTVGQSDKVQKALANILGAVGMIVDQNQQIAAAVEQQTAVAHDIDRNIVEINRAGERTAEGAHQTEDASRALSAQVVQLKHLISAFRV
- a CDS encoding TatD family hydrolase, producing MELIDSHTHLDFADFDADRQALLTQSRALGVKRMVVLGVYQANWQRVWDLVQSDPDLHAAFGLHPVYLDQHRPTDLNELADWLTRLAGHRQLCAVGEIGLDFFLPSLDRQRQQVLFEAQLQLARDFALPALLHVRRSHAAVIATLKRFKLPRGGIIHAFAGSREEAREYLKLGFKLGLGGAATWPQALRMHKVIAGLPLDSVVLETDSPDMAPAMYPGQRNSPAHLPAICAALAAIMAISPEQLAAASTANVCQLFNW
- the cra gene encoding catabolite repressor/activator, with product MKLSDIAQLAGVSVTTASYVINGKAEQQRISSATVERVRAVVEQHGFTPNPQAAGLRSRHTRTLGFILPDLENPSYARIAKLLEQGARARGYQLLIASSDDAPDSERQLLQLFRARRCDALFVASCLPASDDSYRQLQAKGLPIIAIDRVMEPEHFCSVISDDREASLQLTRSLLTPAPRQIVLIGARPELSISQERAAGFKQALVDFQGQVLIEHSESFSRDGGRQLMEELLQRLGHLPDALVTTSYVLLQGVFDALHDFPLKSRPLRLGTFGDTQLLDFLPLPVNAMAQQHQLIAEKALQLALAAIEEAHYQPGVQAIARTFKQRIHQD